GCTTTGAGTGAAGCTACGTCGGCATAGACCGCCACTCCCATATCCAGACAGTCTTTAAGAGTGCTCTCAAGATTGGTGAACCCGGTACCGGTGTCATCCTGCCCTTTTTTTGCAAGCAGCACCCCGCCATCCACCAGGATCAGGTCCACGCCCATTTCAAATGACACCGCGCCGAGGGCGTGGCGAACGGCCTCAGCCGCATTGATATCGCCGTAAGGAGACCTCTTTAGGATCATCGCAACATTTCCCATGCCAGTATCCTCCTATGCCCCGAGATTGAGCCAGATATCGGTCTCGCCCATGGTTGCAAACAGTCCTTTGAGGGAGCCTACTTCCGTTCCCGCAAGGTAATCGTCTTTCGCCGCACGGCGAAAGTTGAGGCACCCGCCTCAGAGATACACCTTCAAGCCTTTTTGGATGAGCCGGGAGAATTCCTCCTCTGCGTTCAGGATGCCCTTCGCCTTCTGCTTTGTCAGAAAACAGTAAATGCCGTCAGCCGATGCGATCAGATTGACGGTATGGCCTTTGTTGAGTGCCGACTCGGCGATACGGGCGCTCGTCAGCGTGTTCTCGCAGGAATACGGCGATGTTGATAAATACAGCGTAATTGTTTTCGGCATGGCACCCTCCTTTATATGTCGCTGTCACTCATGATCGCTGTCTAGAGCGCCTGCGGTGTAACCGTGCCGTTCCAGGCGATGATCCGGCCGTTCACAACAACCGACGGACGGGCAGTGGGCCTCTTATCTGGCCGTACTCCTGGGATGTCTTCTTGATCACAACGATTTCCGCGCCGAATTCCTTCTCCGTCCCACGGGCGGCCTCCGGGTTGGACATTCAGCGCTTGCCCATGGGGTCGTTCATGTAGAGCATGATTGTGTGCTTCTTCATGCAGATCATCTTCTCCTTTCGCCAGGATAAGTTCCTTTTTTCGTCACCGGGCAGCAGGCCGGCGCGGGAATGTCTTCTTCATACTGTTTTTTGAGGATTTCGAGGAGATCGGGGATGAAGGGTTCTTTAAGGAAGTAGCACTTGAGCCTGCCATCGACGAAGAAATCAACGACCCCGTTCGTGCGAAGCAGCGTCAGATGCTGGGAGATGTTAGGCTGGCTGATATCGAGGGAATCTTCGAAATCGCTCACGCACTTCACGCCTTGGGTGAGCTCTTCGAGGATCTTGATCCGAATAGGGTGGGCGATGACTTTCAGGAGGTCGATTCTTTTCTCTACGGGGACCATATTGTCATATCCTTTCATTAAAAATTCATGCAGAATGGAACTAATATTAAAACATGCAAATATTATTATACTTGCATGCAAATGTCCAGCACTTATTACGGCCTGACCTGCGGCAGCTCGGCAAAATCCAGAAGTATCAGCGTTTGACCTCAAGGCGGTGAATGTATAAACTATAATAACAAGATCGCTTTACCGTTCCGACCGGAGGAATGAATGCCGCAAAACTGTTTCATCGGTATCGATCAGGGCAGCAGCTCAACGAAAGCACTGGCCATCAGCAAAGAAGGCCAGGTCCTGTTCCAGACCCGGCGCGACCTGCCGCTGCCTTTCCGGGCGGGCGACCGCGTCGAATATGATCCCTCCGGGATACTACAAAGCGTCAACGATGCATTGACCGAAGTGGTCCAGACCGTCCGGGCGTCCGGATTCACTCCTGAAGCCATCGGGCTTTCATGCCAGCGGTCTTCCTGCCTGGCCTGGAATGATGGCACCGGCGAGACGCTTTCACCCGTCATCAGCTGGCGGGACATGCGGGGCTCCGCATTCGTTCAGCAGGTCTCGAAGGACCGCGACCGCATATTTGAGCTAACGGGCCTTCCGATCACCCCCTACTACTCAGCATCAAAATTCCGGTGGCTCAGGGAGAATATGCCGGCTCTCGGAAAGGACACGACGGTCTTCGGAACGCTCAGCAGCTTCCTCGCCCAGAGGCTTGTCAAGAAAGAACGGGCGGTGATCGACCACACCCAGGCGGCGCGGACGCAGCTCATGAATATCCGCAAGCTCGATTGGGACCCGGACCTGCTCGCAGATTTCGGCCTCACCGGCATAAGGCTGCCTGACATCGTCCCGGTCATCCATGATTTTGGAGAGGTCATCCTCCCCGCGGGAGCCGTCCCTCTCCGCGCCTGTCTCGGCGATCAGCAGGCGGCCATGGTCGGTCTCGGCGTACTTGAACAGGGCGACGGCGGCATCAATTACGGGACCGGTGGTTTCCTGATGGTCAATACCGGGACGACACTGGTCGCCGCGAAAGGATTGATGGCGTCGGTCCATTATTCGACCGAAGATGAGAGATACTATTTGCTGGAGGGAAGCGTCAATGCCGCCGGCGAAGCACTCGATTGGGTCAGAAGCAATCTGCATCTGTTCAATGATTACGCCGAAGTCGACGACCTTTGCTGGCAGGCGGCCAGCGATGTCGTGGCGTTCATCGG
The Nitrospirota bacterium DNA segment above includes these coding regions:
- a CDS encoding DsrE family protein, with the protein product MGNVAMILKRSPYGDINAAEAVRHALGAVSFEMGVDLILVDGGVLLAKKGQDDTGTGFTNLESTLKDCLDMGVAVYADVASLKAQRVASDDLLENVKLVGSKEITGLLKEAKATMIF
- a CDS encoding DsrE family protein, with the translated sequence MPKTITLYLSTSPYSCENTLTSARIAESALNKGHTVNLIASADGIYCFLTKQKAKGILNAEEEFSRLIQKGLKVYL
- a CDS encoding metalloregulator ArsR/SmtB family transcription factor — its product is MVPVEKRIDLLKVIAHPIRIKILEELTQGVKCVSDFEDSLDISQPNISQHLTLLRTNGVVDFFVDGRLKCYFLKEPFIPDLLEILKKQYEEDIPAPACCPVTKKGTYPGERRR
- a CDS encoding FGGY family carbohydrate kinase, coding for MPQNCFIGIDQGSSSTKALAISKEGQVLFQTRRDLPLPFRAGDRVEYDPSGILQSVNDALTEVVQTVRASGFTPEAIGLSCQRSSCLAWNDGTGETLSPVISWRDMRGSAFVQQVSKDRDRIFELTGLPITPYYSASKFRWLRENMPALGKDTTVFGTLSSFLAQRLVKKERAVIDHTQAARTQLMNIRKLDWDPDLLADFGLTGIRLPDIVPVIHDFGEVILPAGAVPLRACLGDQQAAMVGLGVLEQGDGGINYGTGGFLMVNTGTTLVAAKGLMASVHYSTEDERYYLLEGSVNAAGEALDWVRSNLHLFNDYAEVDDLCWQAASDVVAFIGLNGTGSPHWENKISSSIHGMTPTSTSADIIRATVEGIAFFMKEIAEEIAAAGLKARDISVSGGLAPLTYLVQFQSDILQKDLRVSGQEEVSALGAALLAGLAQGAWSPADIKNMVSSGETVNPRLNPGASRRYRRWKELHRVTGVLDRVES